From Cellulomonas chengniuliangii, the proteins below share one genomic window:
- a CDS encoding carboxypeptidase-like regulatory domain-containing protein, which yields MTEPRRAVAYPGQETVLTVTVTNTSDVIAGATVRFLGADASWVTVDTPTLRMFPGATERAEVRVRLPEGVPAGERQMAVQVTALGEGGLTSVEEVTLEVPRAPRVDARLEPATVTAGRRAVFGVVVENTGNTTETSSLVGSDAEGKVRFGFVPDTFVLAPGEQITTELRARGRRPWFGSPAVRPFELRIAEPRGDVATGRRGGRPVPDGADAHAPSVASDAPPPAAIGVLVQRPVFNRGLMSMLGLLVAVSVFAVVIAVALTSVVNRSAADRDLALQVAQARAQGATTGTSSVAGAVRLLSSGEVVAGVAVEAFDAGDPTRALATTATDEAGAFELSTLAAGEYKLRFRGAGFSEVWYPSSPSAEQAQSIDLGVGESATGLVVLLGGVPATLSGLVVGADVAGATVQLELPMEEPDIAGAAPAATSGAIVRSVPVGADGSFRLDDVPSPNVYDIVVSKPGFSTQVQRVDVAAGELRAGIEIRLLEGDGTISGTVVGTQGPIGDATVIATAGDVTVRTVTLTDGDVGSFTLRNLPTPATFTVVVAAEGYSAATLSLDLAAGQALTGVSATLGVDSGRLGGMVSVTPSSLGAGGVGVSVSDGARTWQTVSQSAVSPGAWSVSGLAIPGTYTVTFSRADLASQIVSVSLDAHGSVTSGAQRADRVNAAMRSSTAQLTGTVSQTDDRGVVTGPAPNVTVTLSSGTAQYEVSTASTPAAQRGRYAVDALPPGTYTVTFSRSSTASRSSIVTLAAGQSAVLDATLASPASIRGKVTQAGAGAAGVVVNLYRASDYGTAVGPVASTVTTGAGDYVFPEVEAPQHYLVEVRLSATAAALATSAVTTVQNSQALVVDVALPSP from the coding sequence GTGACCGAGCCGCGCCGGGCGGTGGCCTACCCCGGCCAGGAGACGGTGCTGACCGTCACGGTGACGAACACCTCTGACGTGATCGCCGGCGCGACCGTGCGATTCCTGGGCGCGGACGCCAGCTGGGTGACGGTGGACACACCCACGCTGCGGATGTTCCCCGGCGCCACGGAGCGGGCCGAGGTGCGCGTCCGGCTGCCCGAGGGCGTCCCCGCGGGCGAGCGCCAGATGGCCGTCCAGGTCACCGCCCTCGGCGAGGGAGGCCTGACCAGCGTCGAGGAGGTCACCCTCGAGGTGCCCCGAGCTCCCCGCGTGGACGCGCGGCTCGAGCCCGCGACCGTGACGGCTGGCCGGCGCGCGGTGTTCGGCGTCGTGGTCGAGAACACCGGCAACACCACGGAGACGTCGTCGCTCGTGGGCTCCGACGCCGAGGGCAAGGTCAGGTTCGGCTTCGTCCCCGACACCTTCGTGCTGGCCCCCGGCGAGCAGATCACCACCGAGCTCCGCGCCCGTGGACGGCGGCCCTGGTTCGGCAGCCCGGCGGTGCGCCCGTTCGAGCTGCGGATCGCCGAGCCGCGCGGCGACGTGGCGACCGGCCGGCGTGGCGGGCGGCCCGTCCCTGACGGCGCGGACGCGCATGCGCCGAGCGTCGCCTCCGACGCGCCGCCCCCGGCGGCGATCGGGGTGCTCGTGCAGCGCCCGGTCTTCAACCGCGGCCTGATGTCGATGCTCGGGCTGCTGGTGGCCGTGAGCGTGTTCGCTGTGGTCATCGCCGTGGCCCTGACCAGCGTGGTCAACCGCTCGGCGGCGGACCGGGACCTGGCCCTGCAGGTGGCGCAGGCGCGCGCCCAGGGCGCCACCACCGGGACATCGTCGGTGGCCGGCGCCGTGCGGCTGCTCTCGTCGGGCGAGGTCGTCGCCGGCGTCGCCGTCGAGGCGTTCGACGCTGGGGACCCGACGCGGGCCCTGGCCACGACCGCCACCGACGAGGCCGGCGCCTTCGAGCTGTCGACGCTGGCCGCGGGGGAGTACAAGCTGCGGTTCCGCGGCGCGGGCTTCAGCGAGGTCTGGTACCCGTCGTCGCCCTCCGCCGAGCAGGCGCAGTCCATCGACCTCGGCGTGGGGGAGTCGGCCACCGGCCTCGTGGTGCTGCTCGGCGGCGTGCCCGCCACGCTGTCCGGCCTGGTGGTGGGGGCGGACGTGGCAGGCGCCACGGTGCAGCTGGAGCTTCCGATGGAGGAGCCCGACATCGCGGGGGCCGCGCCCGCGGCCACCTCGGGGGCGATCGTCCGCTCGGTCCCGGTGGGCGCGGACGGCTCGTTCCGGCTGGACGACGTCCCCTCGCCGAACGTCTACGACATCGTCGTCTCCAAGCCTGGGTTCAGCACGCAGGTGCAGCGGGTCGACGTCGCCGCCGGCGAGCTGCGCGCGGGCATCGAGATCCGGTTGCTCGAAGGCGACGGCACCATCTCCGGCACGGTGGTGGGGACGCAGGGGCCGATCGGGGACGCGACCGTGATCGCCACCGCGGGCGACGTCACCGTGCGGACCGTCACCCTCACCGACGGTGACGTGGGGTCGTTCACGCTGCGCAACCTCCCAACCCCGGCGACCTTCACGGTCGTCGTCGCGGCCGAGGGCTACTCGGCGGCCACGCTCAGCCTCGACCTCGCCGCCGGGCAGGCGCTCACGGGCGTCTCCGCGACGCTCGGCGTCGACTCAGGGCGGCTCGGGGGCATGGTCAGCGTGACGCCGTCGAGCCTCGGAGCAGGCGGCGTGGGGGTGTCGGTCAGCGATGGGGCGCGGACGTGGCAGACCGTCAGCCAGTCCGCGGTGAGCCCGGGCGCGTGGTCGGTGTCCGGGTTGGCGATCCCCGGCACCTACACCGTGACCTTCTCCCGCGCGGACCTGGCGTCGCAGATCGTCTCGGTGAGCCTCGACGCGCATGGCTCGGTCACCTCGGGCGCCCAGCGGGCCGATCGGGTCAACGCCGCGATGCGCTCCTCGACCGCCCAGCTCACCGGCACCGTCTCGCAGACGGACGACCGGGGCGTGGTGACGGGCCCGGCGCCCAACGTCACCGTGACGCTGTCCTCGGGAACCGCGCAGTACGAGGTCAGCACGGCGTCCACCCCTGCCGCGCAGCGTGGCAGGTATGCGGTGGACGCGTTGCCGCCCGGCACCTACACGGTCACGTTCTCCCGATCCTCGACAGCCTCGAGGTCGAGCATCGTCACCCTCGCCGCCGGCCAGTCGGCGGTGCTCGACGCGACGCTGGCCAGCCCCGCGAGCATCCGCGGCAAGGTCACGCAGGCGGGCGCCGGCGCCGCCGGGGTCGTGGTCAACCTGTACCGGGCGAGCGACTACGGCACCGCCGTCGGGCCCGTCGCGAGCACCGTCACGACCGGCGCCGGCGACTACGTGTTCCCCGAGGTCGAGGCGCCGCAGCACTACCTCGTCGAGGTCCGGTTGAGCGCGACCGCTGCGGCGCTGGCCACATCCGCGGTGACCACGGTGCAGAACAGCCAGGCCCTTGTCGTCGACGTCGCCCTCCCGAGCCCTTAG